Proteins encoded within one genomic window of Rhodobacteraceae bacterium LMO-JJ12:
- a CDS encoding phosphodiesterase: MPALDPAFLTRPLAHRALHDVSAGRPENSRAAFRAAIAAGYGIEFDVQLSLDGQAMVFHDYDLARLTSERGPIRQHTTAALAQIPLLGGDGETVPTLQEMLALVDGATPLLIEIKDQDGAMGPNVGPLEYATAEALKSYRGPVAVMSFNPHAVAAFERLLPGVARGLVTCAYNPLDWPLLPPATCDHLRTIPDYESVGASFVSHNVIDLHNPRLSELRTVGAPILCWTVTSAEIEAEARKVVDNITFEAYLAAL, translated from the coding sequence ATGCCCGCGCTCGATCCCGCTTTTCTGACCCGCCCTCTTGCCCATCGGGCCTTGCATGACGTTTCGGCGGGCCGTCCTGAAAACTCGCGCGCCGCATTTCGCGCCGCCATTGCGGCGGGCTATGGTATCGAATTCGACGTTCAGCTCTCGCTCGATGGTCAGGCGATGGTGTTTCACGACTACGATCTCGCCCGCCTCACGTCCGAACGTGGCCCGATCCGTCAACACACCACCGCCGCACTGGCCCAGATCCCCCTCCTCGGGGGCGATGGTGAAACCGTGCCCACCCTGCAAGAGATGCTCGCGCTGGTCGATGGCGCAACTCCCTTGCTCATCGAAATCAAGGATCAGGATGGCGCCATGGGCCCCAATGTCGGCCCGCTGGAATACGCCACCGCCGAAGCTCTGAAATCCTATCGCGGACCGGTGGCGGTGATGTCATTCAATCCGCACGCAGTCGCAGCATTCGAACGGCTTCTGCCGGGTGTTGCCCGCGGGCTCGTCACCTGTGCCTACAACCCGCTCGACTGGCCGCTTCTGCCCCCGGCTACCTGCGATCATCTGCGCACAATCCCCGATTACGAATCGGTCGGCGCCAGCTTCGTCTCCCATAACGTCATCGACCTGCACAATCCCCGGCTCTCGGAACTGCGCACTGTCGGCGCCCCTATCCTTTGCTGGACCGTGACATCAGCCGAAATCGAGGCCGAGGCGCGCAAGGTCGTCGACAACATCACCTTTGAGGCCTACCTCGCAGCATTGTAA
- a CDS encoding ABC transporter substrate-binding protein gives MPILTQNRPSRRSALLGMLSGIAMTAVAGPAMALSADGAKQLVDAIVADINKVIGASSSEAQKISQFEQIFVRYSDVPTIARYALGADARRASSAQINAFTKAFQVYVSRKYGKRFREFIGGKIEVQKAKKVKSFFEVKTIAHLRGESPFEVTFLISDRSGRSKFFNIFIEGVNMLLTERTEIGAMLDKRRGDIDALIRDLKSMN, from the coding sequence ATGCCGATCCTTACGCAGAATAGACCTTCACGCCGCAGCGCCCTTCTGGGAATGCTTTCGGGCATCGCGATGACGGCTGTGGCCGGACCTGCCATGGCGCTGAGCGCGGATGGCGCCAAGCAATTGGTCGATGCGATTGTCGCCGATATCAACAAGGTGATCGGTGCGTCGAGTTCTGAAGCACAGAAGATTTCGCAGTTTGAGCAGATTTTTGTGCGCTATTCCGACGTGCCGACCATCGCGCGCTATGCGTTGGGAGCGGATGCGCGGCGGGCTTCGTCGGCGCAGATCAATGCCTTCACAAAGGCGTTTCAGGTTTATGTCAGCCGCAAATACGGCAAGCGGTTCCGCGAATTCATCGGCGGCAAGATTGAAGTGCAAAAGGCCAAGAAGGTGAAATCCTTCTTTGAGGTCAAGACAATCGCCCATCTGCGCGGTGAATCGCCCTTTGAGGTCACATTCCTGATTTCCGACCGGTCGGGGAGAAGCAAGTTCTTCAACATTTTCATCGAAGGTGTGAACATGCTGTTGACCGAGCGGACCGAAATCGGAGCGATGCTTGACAAGCGGCGCGGCGATATCGACGCGTTGATCCGCGATCTGAAAAGCATGAACTGA
- a CDS encoding VacJ family lipoprotein — protein MRKRCGVALGLAVSLLLSACSVPGPGGAPDGIHDPYEETNRRNHEINRAIDRSLLRPAGKGYTTVVPVPVADTVSNFADNLSLPGMVVNNVLQGDFGGAVHNSFRFFVNTVFGIGGLGDPASEVGIDAVETDFGETLHVWGVPEGAYVELPLFGPSTERAAVGKAVDFVIDPLGFVLPKPEKYYGTGVKVLSKVGSRGRYSDTIDSILYESADSYAQSRIIYLQNRRFELGSDGDSSYVDPYDDPYGDPYADPYAE, from the coding sequence ATGCGCAAGCGGTGTGGTGTGGCCTTGGGTCTTGCCGTTTCGCTATTGCTTTCGGCGTGCAGTGTTCCCGGCCCGGGCGGCGCGCCTGATGGCATTCACGACCCTTATGAAGAGACCAACCGGCGCAACCATGAAATCAACCGCGCGATTGATCGCAGCCTTCTGCGCCCTGCGGGCAAGGGGTATACCACCGTGGTGCCCGTTCCGGTGGCCGACACGGTTTCGAATTTTGCCGACAACCTGAGCCTGCCGGGCATGGTGGTCAACAATGTGTTGCAGGGTGATTTTGGCGGAGCGGTTCACAACAGTTTCCGCTTTTTCGTCAACACGGTTTTTGGCATCGGTGGTCTGGGCGATCCGGCCAGCGAAGTGGGCATTGACGCAGTGGAAACCGATTTCGGAGAGACGCTGCATGTCTGGGGGGTGCCGGAAGGTGCCTATGTCGAATTGCCTCTGTTTGGTCCGTCGACGGAGCGCGCCGCAGTCGGCAAAGCGGTGGATTTCGTTATCGACCCGCTCGGTTTTGTTCTGCCCAAGCCGGAGAAATATTACGGCACGGGTGTGAAGGTGCTGTCGAAGGTGGGCAGTCGCGGCCGCTATTCCGACACGATCGATTCGATTCTCTACGAAAGTGCGGACAGTTATGCCCAATCAAGGATAATATACCTGCAGAATCGCCGGTTCGAGCTTGGATCGGATGGTGATAGTTCTTATGTCGATCCCTACGATGACCCATATGGTGACCCTTATGCCGATCCTTACGCAGAATAG
- a CDS encoding HlyD family type I secretion periplasmic adaptor subunit, producing MTAPQNPSWSARIPLFVGFLGVAILVGGFGSWATLTKIAGAIVASGRIEVAQNRQVVQHPYGGVVADILVQEGDAVTAEQVLIKLDPVEWQSKKAILESELFELMARQGRLIAERDGTSEIKFPEELHTRAATDPDVRELMEGQTNLLRARDETISRETEQLSRQREQLNNQIEGIDAQAAAMEIQRNLIAEELASQQALLDKGLAQASRVLALQREQARLAGSVGELIARKAQTNTRITEIEIEILKLTTHRREEAITQLRDLRQRELALMEERRALDERLNRLDITAPVSGIVYDLAVFARRSVISPAQPLLFLVPQDRPLVIAAQVDPIHIDMVYVGQEVTLRFPAFDQRNSPDVFGRVTKVSADAFSDKVTGATFYRAEIVLDEGQTDRLPEGAVLLPGMPVDSFIRTDDRTPLAYLLRPLTSYFSKAFRES from the coding sequence ATGACTGCCCCCCAAAACCCCAGTTGGAGCGCCCGCATACCTCTGTTCGTCGGTTTTCTCGGCGTCGCCATTCTCGTTGGTGGTTTCGGCTCATGGGCGACCCTGACCAAGATCGCAGGCGCCATCGTCGCCTCTGGCCGCATCGAAGTCGCTCAAAACCGCCAGGTCGTGCAGCACCCCTATGGCGGCGTTGTGGCCGACATCCTGGTGCAAGAGGGCGATGCCGTCACCGCCGAACAAGTGCTGATCAAGCTCGATCCGGTTGAATGGCAATCAAAGAAGGCTATTCTCGAAAGCGAACTTTTTGAGCTGATGGCCCGGCAGGGGCGACTGATCGCCGAACGCGACGGAACCAGCGAGATCAAATTTCCCGAGGAGCTTCACACACGGGCGGCCACCGATCCCGATGTGCGCGAACTCATGGAAGGCCAGACCAACCTCTTGCGCGCCCGCGACGAAACCATCAGCCGCGAAACAGAACAGCTCTCGCGGCAGCGCGAACAGCTCAACAACCAGATCGAAGGCATCGACGCCCAGGCGGCGGCGATGGAAATTCAGCGCAACCTCATCGCCGAGGAACTCGCCTCGCAACAGGCACTGCTCGACAAGGGGCTGGCGCAGGCCTCTCGCGTCTTGGCGCTTCAGCGCGAGCAAGCCCGGCTGGCCGGCTCGGTTGGCGAATTGATTGCGCGCAAGGCGCAAACCAATACCCGCATCACCGAAATCGAAATCGAAATTCTCAAACTCACCACGCACCGTCGCGAAGAGGCGATTACCCAGTTGCGCGACCTGCGTCAGCGCGAGCTTGCCTTGATGGAAGAGCGTCGCGCACTCGATGAACGGCTCAACCGCCTCGATATTACCGCGCCAGTCTCTGGCATCGTCTATGATCTCGCAGTATTTGCCCGCCGCTCAGTGATAAGCCCGGCCCAGCCGCTCCTGTTTCTTGTGCCGCAGGATCGCCCGCTCGTCATCGCCGCTCAGGTCGACCCGATCCATATCGACATGGTCTATGTCGGTCAGGAGGTCACCTTGCGTTTCCCGGCGTTCGATCAACGCAATTCGCCCGACGTTTTTGGCCGTGTCACCAAGGTGTCCGCCGATGCGTTTTCCGATAAGGTCACCGGCGCCACCTTCTATCGCGCCGAGATCGTTCTCGATGAAGGCCAGACTGATCGCTTGCCCGAAGGGGCGGTCTTGCTCCCCGGTATGCCCGTCGACAGCTTTATTCGCACAGATGACCGCACACCGCTGGCCTATCTTCTACGCCCACTCACCAGCTATTTCTCCAAAGCCTTCCGCGAAAGCTGA
- a CDS encoding 4a-hydroxytetrahydrobiopterin dehydratase: MNELLSDTARESLLPPLFQTGWEMAKGRDALVKTFTFDDFTEAFGWMTRAAIWAEKWNHHPEWRNVYNRIEVTLTTHDADGLSALDAKLARKLDSL; this comes from the coding sequence TTGAACGAACTTTTATCCGATACCGCCCGCGAAAGCCTGCTTCCGCCGTTGTTTCAAACCGGTTGGGAAATGGCCAAAGGCCGCGATGCGCTGGTCAAGACCTTCACATTCGACGATTTCACCGAAGCGTTCGGCTGGATGACCCGCGCCGCGATCTGGGCCGAGAAATGGAATCACCACCCGGAATGGCGCAATGTCTACAACCGGATCGAAGTGACGCTCACCACCCATGACGCCGACGGCCTCAGCGCGCTCGACGCCAAACTCGCCCGCAAACTCGACAGCCTTTGA
- a CDS encoding type I secretion system permease/ATPase: MSRKSPPVDAGLAELRSARRESRGLFWSVGLFGVFVNLLMLTGPLYMLQVYDRVLGSRSVATLIALSGIAAFLFAMYGVLEFARSRVMARAGARFQARLDGRVFDAVLRKSAVRGSQETAGNLADLESVQRLMSSPVLLALTDIPWTPAFIFAIFIFHPWLGYLALGGGALLIIVALINQSVSRTPLERAGMASTGSDRMASHLREEAELVMSLGMRDAAFQRWQKGRTSALGSSIQAADLRGSFTSMSKALRLFLQSAMLGVGAYLVLQGELTPGAMIAGSILLGRALAPIDMAIGQWPMVERAQRGWSGLARLLTEVPPAAPRTALPRPRALLDVQQLTMVPPGQSTASLRMLSFRLEPGKALGVIGPSGAGKSTLAHALTGVWRPAGGHVRLDGATLDQYDPTVLGTYIGYLPQRVQLFDGTIAENIARLSPQLDDAKVVEAAKKADAHDLIVTLPQGYDTPISVAGGQLSGGQIQRVGLARAMYGDPVILVLDEPNSNLDNSGSEALNAAIRSMKASGGSVIIMAHRPAAIQECEMLLMLEGGVRTAFGPRDEVLRERVKNAATIQSASKPAGIR, from the coding sequence ATGAGCAGAAAATCGCCTCCTGTCGACGCTGGCCTGGCCGAGCTTCGCTCTGCGCGCCGGGAAAGCCGTGGCCTGTTCTGGTCCGTTGGTCTCTTTGGCGTGTTCGTCAACCTGCTCATGCTCACCGGGCCGCTCTACATGCTACAGGTCTATGACCGCGTGCTTGGCTCGCGCTCGGTGGCAACGCTGATTGCACTGTCGGGCATCGCGGCCTTCCTGTTTGCCATGTATGGCGTTCTCGAATTCGCCCGCAGCCGGGTGATGGCGCGGGCCGGCGCCCGCTTTCAGGCCCGCCTTGATGGTCGCGTGTTTGATGCTGTGCTGCGCAAATCCGCCGTTCGCGGCTCACAGGAAACCGCCGGAAATCTCGCCGATCTCGAATCGGTACAGCGCCTGATGTCATCGCCCGTTCTTCTGGCCCTGACCGACATTCCCTGGACCCCGGCTTTCATCTTCGCCATTTTCATTTTCCACCCCTGGCTCGGCTATCTCGCCCTTGGTGGCGGGGCGCTCCTGATCATTGTGGCGCTGATCAACCAATCGGTATCACGCACCCCCTTGGAGCGTGCCGGAATGGCCTCTACCGGGTCTGATCGCATGGCGTCGCATCTGCGCGAAGAGGCCGAACTGGTCATGTCTCTGGGCATGCGCGACGCCGCATTCCAGCGCTGGCAGAAAGGCCGCACCTCCGCGCTTGGATCCAGCATTCAAGCCGCGGATCTTCGCGGCTCCTTCACCTCGATGTCCAAGGCACTCCGACTTTTCCTGCAATCGGCAATGCTGGGTGTTGGCGCCTATCTGGTGCTTCAAGGTGAATTGACCCCAGGTGCGATGATTGCCGGCTCGATCCTACTGGGCCGCGCCCTCGCTCCGATCGACATGGCCATCGGCCAATGGCCAATGGTCGAACGCGCACAGCGTGGCTGGTCCGGTCTGGCCCGTCTGCTCACCGAAGTGCCCCCCGCCGCGCCACGCACCGCCCTGCCGAGACCCCGCGCCCTACTCGACGTGCAACAGCTCACAATGGTGCCACCGGGTCAGTCAACGGCCAGCCTGCGGATGCTGAGTTTCCGGCTGGAACCGGGCAAGGCGTTGGGCGTGATCGGCCCCTCTGGTGCCGGAAAATCAACACTGGCGCACGCTCTTACAGGTGTCTGGCGACCAGCGGGCGGCCATGTCCGGCTGGATGGTGCAACGCTCGATCAATATGATCCCACGGTGCTTGGCACCTATATCGGCTATCTGCCCCAGCGGGTGCAGCTGTTTGACGGAACGATCGCAGAAAACATCGCCAGACTCTCGCCCCAGCTTGACGACGCCAAGGTGGTCGAGGCCGCCAAGAAGGCCGATGCCCATGACCTGATCGTAACCTTGCCACAAGGATACGACACGCCGATATCGGTCGCGGGCGGGCAACTCTCTGGCGGGCAGATTCAACGCGTCGGCCTGGCGCGTGCGATGTATGGCGATCCGGTAATTCTGGTGCTGGACGAACCCAATTCCAACCTCGACAATTCCGGCTCCGAGGCGCTCAACGCTGCCATCCGGTCGATGAAAGCCTCTGGAGGATCTGTCATCATCATGGCCCACCGCCCCGCCGCAATTCAGGAATGCGAGATGCTTTTGATGCTGGAAGGCGGTGTGCGCACCGCTTTTGGTCCGCGTGACGAAGTCCTGCGCGAAAGGGTCAAGAACGCCGCTACGATCCAATCTGCCAGCAAACCGGCTGGAATTCGCTGA
- a CDS encoding peroxiredoxin, producing the protein MAISIGDRLPEGTLFKMGDKGPEAVEVGALTKGRKVVLFGLPAAFSGTCTSAHLPSFMRTREAFGDKGVDDVVCVSVNDAFTMGAWDKQMGATDSGIAMLGDASGAFTKAMGMDFDLAAAGLFGRSKRYAMYVEDGVVRQLNVEEQAGVCELSAGETLLDQL; encoded by the coding sequence ATGGCGATTTCAATTGGAGACCGGCTGCCGGAGGGGACTCTGTTCAAGATGGGCGACAAGGGGCCTGAGGCGGTGGAAGTCGGGGCGTTGACCAAAGGGCGCAAGGTTGTGCTGTTTGGTCTGCCGGCGGCGTTTTCGGGGACGTGCACCAGTGCGCACTTGCCGAGTTTCATGCGCACCCGTGAGGCGTTTGGCGATAAGGGCGTGGATGATGTGGTCTGTGTGTCGGTGAATGACGCGTTTACCATGGGCGCCTGGGACAAACAGATGGGCGCGACGGACTCAGGGATTGCGATGTTGGGCGATGCGTCGGGCGCGTTCACCAAGGCGATGGGCATGGATTTTGATCTGGCGGCTGCCGGGCTTTTCGGGCGCTCAAAACGATATGCGATGTATGTTGAGGATGGGGTTGTGCGCCAGCTTAATGTTGAGGAGCAGGCCGGGGTCTGTGAATTGAGCGCAGGCGAGACGCTTTTGGATCAACTCTGA
- a CDS encoding GNAT family N-acetyltransferase has protein sequence MDGETPIEIQLHASISDIGRADWDACACPETTAGGAPADPFTTYRFLAALEQSGSVGPGTGWQPRYLTAHLGTEIIACAPLYAKSHSQGEYIFDHNWAHAFERAGGQYYPKFQIAVPFTPATGRRLLVKPGFETTGRSALIQGAVEIAANNEISSLHITFCTEEEAQAGLEMGLLHRTTQQFHWENAAYPDFEGFLASLSSRKRKNIRRERAQAQDFGGQIVSLTGNAIKPEHWDAFWRFYQDTGSRKWGTPYLTRAFFDIAHETLRDDILMVLAERDGAFVAGALNFIGRDTLYGRYWGCTEHHPCLHFELCYYQAIDFAITHGLSRVEAGAQGEHKLARGYLPTTCHALHWIADPGFAGAVSHYLEAERDAVAEEIEVLTAYGPFRKTPEEDHD, from the coding sequence ATGGACGGTGAAACTCCCATAGAAATCCAACTGCACGCGTCGATTTCCGACATCGGGCGCGCCGATTGGGATGCCTGCGCCTGCCCCGAGACTACAGCGGGCGGCGCCCCTGCCGATCCTTTTACCACCTATCGCTTTCTGGCCGCACTCGAACAGAGCGGCTCGGTCGGCCCCGGCACCGGCTGGCAGCCGCGCTATCTTACCGCCCATCTCGGGACCGAGATCATCGCCTGCGCCCCGCTCTATGCCAAATCCCACAGCCAGGGCGAATACATCTTCGACCACAACTGGGCGCATGCCTTCGAGCGCGCGGGTGGGCAATACTACCCCAAATTCCAGATCGCCGTGCCCTTCACCCCTGCCACCGGACGCCGCCTATTGGTTAAACCGGGGTTTGAGACTACCGGGCGGTCTGCCCTGATCCAAGGCGCGGTCGAAATCGCCGCCAACAATGAGATCAGCTCGCTCCACATCACCTTCTGCACCGAGGAAGAGGCACAGGCAGGCCTGGAAATGGGCCTGCTGCACCGCACCACTCAACAATTTCACTGGGAAAACGCCGCTTATCCCGATTTCGAGGGCTTCCTTGCTTCCCTTTCCTCGCGCAAACGCAAGAACATCCGCCGCGAACGCGCCCAGGCCCAAGATTTCGGTGGCCAAATCGTCTCCCTTACCGGAAATGCCATCAAGCCCGAACATTGGGACGCCTTCTGGCGCTTTTATCAAGACACCGGCAGCCGCAAATGGGGCACGCCCTATCTCACGCGCGCGTTTTTCGATATTGCCCACGAAACCCTGCGCGATGACATCCTGATGGTTCTTGCTGAACGCGATGGCGCCTTCGTCGCCGGCGCGCTCAATTTCATTGGCCGCGATACGCTTTATGGCCGCTACTGGGGCTGCACCGAGCATCACCCCTGCCTGCATTTCGAACTGTGCTATTATCAGGCCATCGACTTCGCCATTACCCATGGCCTCTCACGTGTCGAAGCCGGGGCACAGGGCGAACACAAACTGGCGCGCGGATATCTGCCCACAACCTGCCACGCGCTGCACTGGATCGCAGATCCGGGTTTCGCCGGGGCAGTTTCGCACTATCTTGAGGCAGAGCGCGACGCCGTTGCGGAAGAAATCGAGGTGCTCACCGCCTACGGCCCCTTCCGCAAGACTCCTGAGGAGGATCACGATTGA
- a CDS encoding FAD-dependent oxidoreductase, with protein sequence MAHIVVIGAGQAGASLSAKLRNLGFDGQITLIGSEPSPPYQRPPLSKAYLLGDMALERLYLRPESFYAESDITLRLSTQVDAINCAAQTLTIESETMSYDMLALTTGSTPRRLPAAIGGALDGVFTVRTLNDVDAMAPKFADGAHVLIVGGGYIGLEAAAVAAKKGLKVTLVEMADRILQRVAAPETSDYFRALHTSHGVNILEGIGLDRLIGDTRVTGARLSDGTTLDVDFAIVGVGIMPETGLAEAAGLTLDNGIKTDAQGRTSDPHIWAAGDCASFPYRGARIRLESVPNAIDQAECVAENMLGTGKDYIAKPWFWSDQYDVKLQIAGLNAGYTHVITRPGDKPSSTSFWYYAGDTLLAVDAMNDARAYMIGKRLIEAGKTPDPAAVADPATDLKSLL encoded by the coding sequence ATGGCTCACATCGTCGTAATAGGAGCAGGCCAGGCAGGCGCATCGCTCAGTGCAAAACTGCGCAATCTCGGCTTTGATGGGCAAATCACCCTGATCGGCTCCGAACCATCGCCGCCCTATCAACGCCCACCCCTGTCCAAAGCCTACCTTCTGGGCGATATGGCACTCGAACGGCTCTATCTGCGCCCCGAAAGCTTTTATGCCGAGTCTGATATCACCCTGCGCCTGTCCACCCAAGTTGACGCCATCAATTGCGCTGCGCAGACGCTCACCATCGAGAGCGAAACGATGTCTTATGACATGCTCGCGCTCACCACTGGTTCCACCCCTCGCCGCCTGCCAGCCGCAATCGGCGGCGCGCTTGACGGTGTTTTCACCGTGCGCACGCTCAACGATGTCGATGCGATGGCACCGAAATTTGCCGATGGCGCACATGTGCTGATCGTCGGTGGCGGCTATATCGGCCTCGAAGCCGCCGCCGTGGCTGCCAAAAAGGGGCTGAAAGTCACGCTGGTTGAGATGGCCGATCGCATCCTGCAAAGGGTCGCCGCCCCGGAAACCTCTGATTATTTCCGTGCGCTGCACACATCTCACGGCGTTAACATCCTCGAAGGCATCGGCCTTGACCGGCTCATCGGCGACACCCGTGTCACCGGTGCGCGCCTGTCCGATGGCACCACGCTTGACGTGGATTTCGCCATCGTCGGCGTCGGTATCATGCCCGAAACCGGGCTGGCCGAAGCCGCCGGGCTCACCCTCGACAATGGCATCAAAACCGACGCTCAGGGGCGCACCTCCGATCCCCATATTTGGGCCGCAGGCGATTGCGCCTCTTTCCCCTATCGCGGCGCGCGCATCCGGCTCGAAAGCGTTCCCAATGCCATTGATCAGGCCGAATGCGTTGCCGAAAACATGCTCGGGACGGGCAAGGATTATATCGCAAAACCGTGGTTTTGGTCGGATCAATACGACGTGAAACTACAGATTGCGGGACTCAACGCGGGCTACACCCACGTCATCACCCGCCCCGGTGACAAACCGAGCAGCACGTCCTTCTGGTATTACGCAGGTGATACACTTCTGGCGGTAGACGCCATGAACGACGCGCGCGCCTACATGATCGGCAAACGCCTTATCGAGGCGGGCAAAACCCCCGATCCCGCCGCCGTCGCCGATCCCGCAACCGACCTGAAATCACTGCTATGA
- a CDS encoding RidA family protein, with protein sequence MSKIETRLAELGVTLPDAPAPAANYVPFVQVGDLVFVSGQISMQDGALITGKVGADLDTAAGAAAAKTCAIGLLAQLKAACGGDIDRLVRVVKLTGFVNSTPDFTEQPKVINGCSDFLVEALGDAGRHSRSAVSAGALPLGVAVEIEAIFQIR encoded by the coding sequence ATGTCAAAGATCGAAACCCGCCTTGCCGAACTTGGCGTCACCCTTCCCGACGCCCCCGCCCCGGCGGCCAATTACGTCCCCTTCGTTCAGGTTGGCGATCTGGTTTTCGTCTCGGGCCAGATATCCATGCAGGATGGCGCGCTGATCACCGGCAAGGTCGGCGCCGATCTTGATACGGCAGCCGGCGCCGCAGCGGCAAAGACCTGCGCCATTGGCCTTCTGGCCCAACTCAAGGCGGCCTGCGGCGGCGATATCGACCGCTTGGTGCGTGTGGTCAAACTCACCGGTTTCGTCAATTCGACGCCTGATTTCACCGAACAGCCCAAGGTCATCAACGGTTGCTCCGATTTCCTGGTTGAAGCGCTGGGTGACGCCGGTCGTCATTCTCGCTCGGCGGTTTCGGCAGGCGCGCTTCCGCTCGGTGTCGCCGTCGAAATCGAAGCCATCTTTCAGATCCGGTAG